In the Scylla paramamosain isolate STU-SP2022 chromosome 21, ASM3559412v1, whole genome shotgun sequence genome, CTGCCTTTTTTGATACATGGGAGTTTGTTCTGCATCTCTGCAGTGAATTTACACTTTCATTTGGGCATCTTGACAAGAacaagtaatagttgtaatgatGAGGTCACAAGGCCGCAAACAGTAATCCAAACTGACCCCTATCAGAGATGGCGAAAGATTGGGGCGCGAGCGCGACATCAAGTGAGGCGGCATTGGGAAGGCTGCAAGCACTGACTTCATACAGGACCCATACACGTCAGAGTCTTGACCGAAACCAAACCAAAGCAGCTGCAACTCGgtgaacccctctctctctgtctctcccatcATTTCAACTCaaggaaatttaataaatatgatttattaAATTAGTTAGTAAAGATGGAAGGTGAAATTTCGGACATTTGAGGGATTTTCAAAAGTCCCCTCGGACGCAGATTTCGTTATCTGATTTCCAGATATGTCCGGGAAAATCCGGACGTATGGCAACCCTACTTGTaggttcccttattttcttatatttatatTAACTATGGTATTGAGCCTCATCAATGAAACCCAGTTGTGATCGGCATGCACAAAGTCACTGAAGCCAAAGTTGACAGCTGCAACTATACCTGGAAGGGAATCATTTCTAAAATGTCTGATGCCAGTGTGGTGTGGCATGATCCTCACAGCCAGCAAATGAGAAGAGAACATTGGGGGAGGTGTTTGACTCaaaggataatgaaaagtaTTAGAATATTACATATCTAGTAAATTCTTAATGTCACATTTTGGACATATTAATTAAATATTGAAGTTAATGTATATTATTGCTGACAATTATGtctcaagaaagaaaaggaaatataagtaacttttttttaaatgtatttatattacatttttatttatttatttatttattttatttatttttttttcagataaataTGTTGCTGCACTGGGTCTGCCACTAAGTGCAACATGACTAAGGCATAATTTTTTATGTGGCCTGTTGCACACAGAGGATAGCCATTCTTTGTAATAAAAAGCAAGCAAAACATGTAACATCTTTATGCCACCTAAAATACTAATTTAATGAAATACAGTTCTTGTATCAGTAGGAACAATTGTGATATGGACCTGTATAGTATTTTTGCTGTTCCTTAAGTCTGAAATTGTATATTTTGGTGAGAACTGATTGTAAATCAATACCACCAATCATGTGGATTCAAGGAATACTTAGATATAGGAGTTTTGTCACTGTGTATCCAATTAGATGGACTAATTGTTACTACAAACAAATATTTCCATGGAAAAGTAAACAGGAAAGTTTTAGTAGATGTGATATAAATTCAAGTGTTTTAGGTTGTAAAGTTGATGTACAAAGAATAAGTCTCAGGTCTAATTTAGCCAAGGAGTTAGTGCATTGTATTCACACAAATGCTGGTGTCTTTAGTCATAAGGTGGATAAGTCTAGGGTACCTGccttgaaggaggaagaactggAAGAAAATTTTGTGAAAGGTAGTGGACCAGGTGGACAGAAAGTTAATAAGACTGCCTGTGTCTGTATGCTCAGACACATCCCCACTGGTGAGTGATTTAATGTTCATGACTGAAAATCAttattaaatttttcttttctctccattccttcagtttttgatgatctcatctttttattcatatggCAGCTATCATAGTTGATACTGCTTCAGTAGGGGCTTTCAGCTATGTATATAAATCTATCAACACTTCCtgcattaattttttattgtttgctaCTTTAGTTATAAATCATCTTGGATTATCATTACAAAATCTCTTCccacattatttttctcattccaTTCTTATATGTTCATGTGAATCTCTACACTTATTTTATATCTAGagcttatttattcatgttgAACTTGATTTAGGGAGTAAGGAAGTTATAACACTAATGCTCACAGTACTATTGAATTTCTGACTTTACAGTTTATTTCTTGAGGGAACAGAATAATTTTCACTGGCTTAATTTTTCAACTGGATTTAACTCTACAGATACCTTGCATTTTTCTTAATAATACTCAGCTTACTTATTCCTCTGCACTTTTATGCatcatctcatcttcctctccccagGTCCCCATTCTGCATTAAGTGGAGGCAGCCAGTTTATAAGGAATTCATACTTCTTACTTGTTTGctctttgtgtgtatttttttttcctactctccCTATCTGTGGcctttcttgaaaaaaataactatggATTTTCATTCCCAGAATCTGTTGTGAATTCtcattccttatttttgtttgtacAGTTGAGAATGTTATTTCTTGTCTGATTTAGATTTTACATGATATAAAAGACACCATAATAATTTACCAAATCTGATAAATTATATTAAGAATGAGGCACTTTTTAGTACCCACATTAGCTGAGGAATAAGCCACCTAGAATTTCCCTGAAAGAACTACTTATTTTACACTTAAGTGTAGATAGAATCAAAGTTGGGGACACAGGGCAGTTTTTGAGTTAGAATGGCTTGAAAACTGGTAATTTTGAAGGGCTAGAGATAATCATTGAAAAGTTAATCCTTTAGAAAAACTTAAGCCATTAAGTATCTCAATTGATAATTTTTTCTTCCAGGTATTATAATAAAGTGCCAAGATGAGCGAAACTTACACAAGAACAGGGAGAAAGCTCGCCAAATGATGATAAGTAAACTTGATGAGCATTATAATGGAGAAATGAGTGTCTCAGCTCAGCTCAAGagaattcaagaaagaaaaaaattaaaagcacaacaaaaatcacaaaagaggaagattatgaaaaaagcttggcaggagagagaaggaattgaCTGACTAGCTTGTACATTTACGTTTATAATAGTAGGCTTGTACAGTACACATCTTGTTATAGTAAGACAATAAATGTTGAAGCAAACTTTAATTGATTTTTCCATTAAAATTAAAGTACAGAATACATAATGCATATGTTTACATCATAAAATACTGTAAAGATAGTTTCAAAACTGGTAATTTACTATGGTAGGAAAATACAAAgataacatgaaaataaatatggcACATTTGTATATAATGGATTGAAAGATGGCATATAAAAatatggaattaaaagtttctAGACATGTATTTGAGCCACTCTGGAATAAATCTCAATGGAGTGTTGAAAACTTGGGAGGAAGATAGAAATACAAATTGGCAAATTCACACTTTATCAGTTTAGCAAGCATTCAAGGTGCTCAAAACTAATGGGACTATGGAAGTGGCTCTTGTATATTTTAGAGCCTTGTGGACAGCATGGCAAAATTCCAGTTGATCATACAGCCAAAAATTTAAAATGacatacaaaaaaaggaaaaatatatatattttgtaggCCAGGATTCTGATATTTTATCAAGCAAATTCAGTCCTCTAAATGAACTCATTACTTTCTGTGATGGATGTttacatttactttttatttacctattgcAATACAAGAAGGTCCTAATGATACGAGCAGTTTGGCTCTTTGAATTGCTTGTGTAGTGAATTCTCGTATAACAAAATACGTAATGGCAAAAGATGGGTTAGGTTCAGTGACAAAGATGACTTTTCAAGTTAAAAACATACAATACCAAAGCTAAAATATACAATATTACATGCAACAAATGTCTATATTATAGAATTGTCGATAAAGCAatctgaaagagaaaacagcttATGAAGAACATGATTTCATATTTAAACatataaaacatgcaaaacactcaccAATAAGTAGTTAATGGCAGGAGAATGCATGGTGGGTAGAAGACAGGGAAGGGGAGTGTGGTTCTCTTCCAGTGCTCACAAACTCCTCCCTGCATGTTTCAATCATAGTACATCACCATACAGCCTGGATGTGTTAGTTGAAGGCTGCAGGAAGGAGCACATTTCCAACTTTGTAATTTTAATCTCCTCAGATCAAAGCTCGTAGCAACGGATTTTTATgctcaaataaagaaaatagttgcTAATTTACTTATCTCATATTATTGGATTCCCATGTATTGGATGCTCATATAACAGGATCTCCCTGTAAAAATTCTATGTTAAATGTATTTTTGATAATCTAGGATGGGATGTGATCTGAGAAAACTAAGGAGTTTTGAAAAGAATGCTGCACCAAAAATATGTCTGAAGTTCAGCAAAGCATGATATAAAAGACAAATGTGAATATGACAAAGTAACAAAAGGGAAATATGTAGTTCTTGGGAAGTATATAAATTTCAATCTGACATCACTCCATCAATGGGGCAGCAGCAAATAAGAATTATGTTATTACTCTACAGCTATTATTTGGTATACTAAGGACAGGGTGTTGGCTCTTAATTTGCTGTCATTATTTAAAATATATCTATATACtctttttaattatttgatAATATATACATCATTACTACTCATATCCAAAATATCATATCTTCTCTATCATAATTTTCCACATCTCCCATCTCTCATATTTTTATGCTTGTTGAAATTTTTCACTTGCTATTCACCATCGGTCATTCTCCAATGGAAAACACTCACAGGTCAtagtgaccaatctttgggtaggagTAAGACCACtcatacacaccacacaccaggataGCAAGTCACAACCCAGTGACTCAGATCCTACACCCAATTGCTGCTCAGTGGACAGGAGTCAAATATTAAGATGTTTGTCCATTCTCCTTGGTGCTCCCAGCACTTGAGCCCAGGCCTTCTTGATTGTgagccaagtgtgtgtgtgtgtgtgtgtgtgtgtgtgtgtgtgtgtgtgtgtgtgcttgcaatGGAGTAGGGTTTAGTGTAATTTTAAAGGTACAACAAATTTTGGCTAACCAGTAATCACTACTTTAAGGATTCTGATGCATGAATCCTGCCAAACAGTAGTCACATCTGCTTAACTCAAGTGTTCACCCACTCTCTGCTTAGAGAGTTACAGCATGCAATACAATCTCAAAGCATCTGTCcaaattaatattttcattttaaacCACTTGTGATCTAAGTATAATATCCACTACACAACCAGGCTTCCATAGTAAGTACATAACAATATTAAGTACACAGAAAATGTTGTACATCATGTGCATGTCTATAGCTCCTAAAAGGAGACCAGATATTATATGATATAATCTGTTCTAAAGGAGACCTGATAGTTTCCCATTACTGTATAATTTAGGCAACAAACAGGCAATGAGAAAAGGCAAATTGCTATAAAATCAATGCTGAGCTattaagaaaaaggagagcTGAAGAAAATATTGTTATGATTTAAATACTTTGATTCTTGAATTTACACTATTGCCCCTAAGCAATATCAAGCTTATAGCTAGGATGACGAGTAgttcctgaaaaaaaacaatactttatacagtgaataaatgaataaatgttgaGTTTAACTGTGGTAAGAAAATATTGCCCCCTCAAAAGCTATGTACTTTTATTTAAAGGATTattttataaaataaataaaggataatgtacattttaattttttaaagaataaaaatcCACACTCAGCTTGACTTCAATGGGCTAGTTTCATAGACCATTATTTTGGGAATTGAAAGATACGGATGACACATGACTAACATTAAatcttactttcttctctttttcatctctatgAAAGGATGACTGGAATGAACTCTTCAGTGGTGTGTTGTGCTGCAGATATATCTGAAACTCCTTACTATTCTTTGGCCACTGAGTGAGAACTTTCTCTCTATATTTTATGGGAGTTTCTTGCAGGCTACCTTCCAAAGTATGATTCTGACTTCCATATAAAATTTCAagtttttccattcctttaatAGCATGCCTGCCTTTACTGCGAAGTTCATCCATGAGGTGTTTGTTTCTTGAATATGAGGCCAGGCAGATGGATTCCTTACCCATTAGTGAAGCACCAAGCCCAGCAAGAGCCATCAAGTTCTGCAAACTTTTCAACACCTCTTTGATGCAAGAAGGAaaattttcttgcattttcccTGAAAAATACAAAGTTTgacaaataatataaaagataaaagtcATACAATGTTATCATTAATATTTGTTGATAAAATTAAAGCTCCATCAAATTCATACATGGGTATAATATTGTTTGGTACTGCAGGAAGATGAACTTCAAATGGTAGAAAGTCTcttttagaaaaaaattatgaaataagaTTGTATTGATCTATAAAGGTCAAGAGCTCTGTAAGAGAAGTAAAATATGATTAAAATCAATTGAGAGCTAAATAAGTCAATGGGGAAGAATATCATTATTCCAGCTCATACAAGCAATGAAGAGTCATAAGCACCTTCCTGGTTAAATTTAAAAGTAAACAGATATCATATTCCTTTTATGCTCCCTTTCTTAGATGCTGCCATCCATGTACATAAAAGGACTAGCccttttgaaaataatgaatatacaAATATATGCAATAATGCAGTTAAGACTTTAAGTATGTAATTTTCCCAGCTATTGTGGTTTTAATGTTGTGACTCACCTTCTTGAAACAACTTTGTCTGATTTACAGTGTCCATGAGGGCAACATTCAAGTGAGTCAGAGTTTCAGCTGCAGATTCTACACAATCAATCCAGTGCACAAGCTTGAGTCTCTGGTTCTCTACAAACAGCTTTGGTTCATATTCCAGGGTAGTCTGTAAGGGGATGAGCATTGTATAATTTGGAAATAGCTATGAATGTGACTTTCAAAGAAATTGCacagaaattatttttttatttcatgctaATATATTCATGTCTATGAAGTAACAAAGTATTCAAGAAATTATGCTTTCACACAAATCACCTACATTCAGAACAGCATATTTCTTGAGAAATGCAGCAATATTATCCATGGCTGAAAAAGCAGCACTTGAAAGTGAATCTGAAGTCCGTGACCTGAAAAAAAGACATCCAATTATTAGGTAATGGCATAAAATATCAAGCAAGAAAAAGAGCAGtgcaacagagaaaaaaatagtagagtTTTTGGGACCtacataagaagaagaaagggaccATTATTCTAGACATAAGAAAGGGTCTGTATAATGGAATGACTGTACAAACAATCACATACATTAAGTAAAACTTGGAGGTGGAATGAAAGGCAAAGATTAAggatatatctatctatctatatttcggGTTGGCAATCCCATACAGAACAGCCTCACACATACAGTACATCATTCACACTTTTAGCCCCAatggcccctggtggaaagggatagtctcatACACCACCTTATTATACCCAGGACCTTAGGCAtaccacagctggccacaaACTTATAAAGCATGGCCCAACAGTATACAATGCTTTACTGCTGCCTCTTCATAATGAAATCATTCCCTACCCTGCACCTACTCCAGTCCTTAAACCACAGTATATGTGCGGTACTTCCCACAGAGTGCCCCACACCCTGACTGGGTCTATACACCAATGGGCCCCACTAGATGCACCCACATCTCTCCTTGGGGTGTGGGCATTCAGAGTTTTGGTTTGTCTATTTGTAGGAAAAAATATTCTTGCTCCATCCCATTTAGTCATGTTTTAAGACATGTATGGAATGGAGTGGCAGTATTCTTGGACCCTGCTATAGGGTAAGGATCTAAtgagttgataaaaaaaagttgcatgCAAAATGCCTGTTATAGATGAAGAGTGGAAGGTGACAGTAATGAAAGTGCATATGACAGATTTTGTATGTCCagtaaacatgaaaaagaaatatggaaaGGACAAGAGGATCAAGTGTACCACCCTAATGTGGTTTAGAGACATGAAAGGAACAGTAAAAAGTGAAATGACTAGGAGTGAGTAAGTATACATACAGTACATATGTAGTGAGTCCAAGAGGACAACCTCCAGTTATATGAAAGAACAGGGTGCTTGAAAACATGAGAGGGAAATAAGAGAATTAGAATACataaggagggatggagggacagGAATAAATGTAAACTCTTCCATCATGGCCATCTCCTTGGGGAAGGTTCTTAAGAACAAAAAATCaaatacaaatagatagactgataaggAATTTTCAATAACTATtatgaaataacaataaaaatccaatataaTCACTAGTGTCATGACTTACATGTCTGTTGCAAGCCTGATGGCAGCTTTACTTGCTGTCTCTTCACACTGCTTCACCAAACACTCCAAGGCAATCCTCAAGCCACTAGTGAATTTTGTACCAATAGGTTCTCCTGTAATGGTAATGCTAGTCATAACCAttgttaaaacattatatatcttgaggaaaaaatgtaaattctaATGCTGAGTTTAAAGTAGATTGTCAATATTTTTTAATTCTGAATATAAAGTGAATATGGTAAACATCATAATCCAACATAATTCAGCTTACATACACAGAATAATGTGAGAACTGCAATATCTTTAGCAAAGTGAAAGGCTTTACCTGGTGTCAAGAATGATGTATCAGGCATGGGGAGAGCCGTGAGCAAGGACAACTTGGCAACCTCCTGCACCAAACTGTACACCAACCTGATGAGGGTTGCACTACTTTCTTCCACCAGactttctgtgtctgtcttcaCACCCTTCataacaaacacataaacaattttataattttcttgaacTGAATGAAAGTAACTCAcatgaatgcaaaaaaaaaaataaataaataaatgaataaataaataaaaataataaattaattaattaattaataatcataataatattaaaaataataataataataataataataataataataataataataataataataataataataatgatacgtagaaagaacattatgagcaAAGAAGCGGCACGGAACACGGCTTTTAGATTAGCCTGGCCTATAAAGTCTAGTGTGTATTTGGTTAATACTTGCCTGAAACAGCCTGGAAGTACAACTGGAAAGCTTCACAAGATGCTTTTGAATATCATCCTGGAACTGATCCTTTCCATCGGCCATGATCACAGCCTCAGAGTTGCCTGCAGCTGCAATACTGCTGTTTACTGACTGGCTGTGGCAGAGGAGCTGAATGAGGGATTTGCTCAGTTCTTCATCAGAGAGGGTTTGACCAGGTTCAGTTGTGTGGTCTTTTATGTGCTGcataataaacaaacattttgTATTAACAAAGGAGTAATGAGGTATATTTGATGAGGAAAACTGACTATATCTTAACTGTCTTAGTATGCTCTTTATATAAActaacaatacttttttttccaaatttatACCAAATAGCTTTACATACTCATGAGAAACATGTGAAAAATATGCACAATGTTATCAAAGTAgagaaacactaaaataaacaagaaagctgtataaaaagaaattgatgacagagatgattaactgtGCAACTGACCATGGCATCTTCATGAAGTCCACTAAGAGCACTCAAAGCTGATGATAAGATGGGTGTATGAAGATAAGTGGCAGGAAGGGTCTCAAGGGCCTGATgaactactgctgctacaccAACAGACACACGGCACTCATCTTGAGGGCTCTCTCGAATTGACACCTCAGATAGGTGGCGGAAGTTATCTGTATTAAAAAAGCACCATCTGAGCCTAATCCTCTGGTACTCATGCAGAGCATATACATCATAAGTAGCACATCCATCCTAACAGTCCATATTTTGTGGGGGAGGAAACATCATAGCAGTGAAGGATTAAAAAACCACCAGCCTTATATAAGCTAGTTCAGCTTCACCCTTCCATTACAGTTAAACTCCTGAATAACGAAAGGATCCACTACTTActcattttcctgttctttgagtaactgaaaatggaggaggatgaagtgCTAAAAGAGGAATTGATGGAAAGATTGCAGTTTTGGATAGCTGAGCATTCCAGTAATCTGTTGAGGAAGCCTGGAACACACGTCACATCCTCAGCCTTCTCCCAGCGTAGCCCATTTTCAAACACATCTGTATCTCCATccttatggagaaaaaagtaaatagaaacacatgtatatatataaataaataaacaaataagtatataaaaatatataaatgaataaacaaaaaaataaaagtaataatacaaagtaaataaactgattaataaattaaaaatataaacataaacaaatgtaaataaatacacaaatagattaaataagtaaatacaaaaagtaaataaatacatgtatATTTATTCTAAGGGAATGGTTGTCAGTGTTATTGCGAAGGTGACTTTCTATGTACCGGCACTGCCTTGGCTATCATCTTTGTGAAAGTTGACAAGGTGCATATGTACATTAATAACCTCATCCTCTTAGCAGGCAAAGAAAGTCTGTCtccaaaaaattaaaactaaaagagaaaaagatacaaaaattaaatggaatACCTAAAACTGTATTTAgaatctgtctatcttttctagcattttttctatgtaatatcCTATGTTTGCTTCTTCCTCATACCCAAAGAGTAGTTACTGCCAGTGCTAATGTTCATAACAATCACAGAAGCATCACCTTGGCACTGGTGCGCAGGAGCTGGAGCAAGTCAGTAAAGGAAGCAGGTGAGAGGGTGGCTGTCATCTGGTGATGAAGgtccttcactaccaccaccacttccaaaCCTGTTTCACTCAACACTTCTTGAATCATAAATTCCTGAAAAGTCAGATTTGAATAAAAGTACATCATAATTACAATTTATCAACCTATAATTATacaaagattaaataaaatacatttttgTAGCATCCCACTGAAGAAGAATTACATCTGGATACAGATAACTTATCCATGATTGTGACCACAGATTCCATTACTTTAGTTATAAATGTAAGaatctcaatctttcatcctttaATTTTGCATTATAGTTAAATTACTGACTTCATGAAAGCACACAGGAGTGAAAATGTCCAATTCCTTGATATTTATCTTGAAGGCAAAGTACTacccaaaaagaaaagtatataatcaATGAAGTTAAAATATCATACAGTTGTTTTCAATATATAACTTAAAAAACTTACATAGGCTTTCCTTAACTTGCGACATATTTGATTGGCTTCCTTTATTCTAAAACTTAGCATAGGAGGAATGTTTGAtgattctttcttcacttccatGACAGACTCATTCAAGACAGCTTCAACCTGAGGGAAAAATGATAACAGAATGAGTGTCAATTTATTATGTGGATCTGACATGAACCCTCCTGGTGATGCCTTATCCCCTCATAACCTAACTAGAAAGTTTCAAATACACACATGTAAGACAACCTCCTCCTTGATTACATATCAAGATTTTcagaaagatgaaatgaaattCAAGAACATGGTGTATCACTGTAGAAGTTAATAGCTAACACATAATGAACCCCATATAGCAAAAGCCATCAGCTGACTTTATGGGAAGTTACTGTGCAATCATTTGCCAACTCTTACTGCATTCATATTTAAATGCCCAGTAACCTCTAACAATGGTGTTAAAAGCATTTAACCATAGAATATTTCTGACTTAAAATTACTTCACATTTAATTTCTATATGTGACTTTCCCCACAGAACACactatacagagagagagagagagagagagagagagagagagagagagagagagagagagagagagagagagagagagagagagagagagagagagagagagagagagagagagagagagagagagagagagagagagagagagagagagagagagagagagagagagagagagagagagaggagaggagaggagaggagaggagaggagaggagagagagagagagagagagagagagagagagagagagagagagagagagagagagagagagagagagagagagagagagagagagagagaatcaataaaTATTTTGAACAGGAAAGTAGAGAACCAACAGATAGACCACTAATGATATATGATAAGGTCTTGAAGATATAAACTAGAAGGTAAAAAATTAAGCTGCTGCCAAGTTACTAAGGCTGATTcatgaaaacatgtttttgctGATGATGTACTTATGACAATGAATTATCATGAACAGAAAACACAACTGACTTTTACAATTACCTCATTTAAAAAGTCAGACTGGGGATGATTACGAGACTCTGGTGAAAGTTCACTGTGCAGTTGATCTCTATTAAGTTTCTCCTCCAGCAGACGTTTCTCCTGCTGCAATTTCCAATGGGCTCCTTGTAGCTCACATACTCGCCTCTCCTTCTCAACCTGTGCAAAAATTTGTACTTCATTACTgactgaaaaataaatgtgCCTTCCAGAGTGTATAAATGAATTATACTATAGTTTAAcatgaagaaaattatcaaaatacTCATCAAATACTCACTCCATACAGCTGAGTAAAACCAATGACATGTGTGCTTAACTCAGCCAACCATAAAGCTTATACACTCTAGTTACAGAACAACTATTTATTTCTAAAATAAGTTTTACttggaattattattttttttttctagattgtAACTgtcaatataaaaaatacagcAATCCCTGGATGAAGTGTTAAGTAACACACATAAATatacataacaataacaataacaataataataataataataataataatagtaataataatagtatcctatctctctatctatatacctTTGGGTGCTGTGCTTGATCTCCTCAACCACTACACATTTCACCCATTCACTTTTATGTGatgcatcaattttttttataacactCATCAATATTTCTCCAAAATTAAATCTTTGAATATTTCACCTTTGCATTAGTTATAACTAACAGAACTTTCAATATGTAACTCAAGATCATCTCACCAATTGGGTGTGGGCATCTTGCACATCACACAGCAGCTGCTGTTTGTGCCATTCTAATTCTCGCTCCATTTCGGCTTTACTAAGTGCAACCgcctcctctgcttctttctGTAACCTGAAATGTACACAGATTTGTGCATGAGACacttattcagagagagagagagagagagagagagagagagagagagagagagagagagagagagagagagagagagagagagagagagagagagagagagagagagagagagagagagagagagagagagagagagagagagagagagagagag is a window encoding:
- the LOC135111146 gene encoding mitochondrial translation release factor in rescue-like is translated as MWIQGILRYRSFVTVYPIRWTNCYYKQIFPWKSKQESFSRCDINSSVLGCKVDVQRISLRSNLAKELVHCIHTNAGVFSHKVDKSRVPALKEEELEENFVKGSGPGGQKVNKTACVCMLRHIPTGIIIKCQDERNLHKNREKARQMMISKLDEHYNGEMSVSAQLKRIQERKKLKAQQKSQKRKIMKKAWQEREGID